AGCCCATTGCGAACTCATCCAGGTTCGTCTTCCCAACGATCGGTAGGCGCGCTTCCTTGATGCGGGCCACAACCGTGGCGTCGTAGGGCGGGATCCACCCCTCCAGGAGACGCGAGGCAGCCGTTGTTTCCAGGCCTTCCGTGACAATGTTGTCCTTGATCGCAACGGGAACACCAGCCAGCGGATGCAGGTCGGCCCCCGCAGCGCGCAGTTCGTCAACTTCCTTGGCGGTGGCGCGAGCGCCCTCGGCATCAACTGCGAGGAAGGCGTGTATTGAGGGATTCAGAGCCTCAATGCGGGCCAGAGAGGCCTCCACCAGCTCGGCAGAGGTCACCTTGCCACTACGTAGCGCCTCACCCATCTCAAGGGCGGACAGCTTCATCCAGTCACTCATCAGTCTTCCTCCAGAATCCGCGGCACTTCAAACATTCCCTCAGAAGCGGCCGGTGCCTGCGAAAGCAGCACCTCGCGATCCAAAGTGTGCCCCACAACGTCGGGGCGCATCACGTTGGATAGGGGAATCGGGTGACCAGTCTGCGGTGTATTGCCTGGAACGGCTGCCGCAACCGAGTCGATCACCTGGGTGATCGCGGTTAGGTCGAGTGCTAGTTGTGCAATTTCTTCATCGGAAAGAGCGATGCAGGCGAGGTCGGCGAGCTCCGCCACCTCGTCTCTTGTGACTGTCTTTTCTGCCATGGGTGCCAGCTTAGCGCGCAGATTGCGTAGTCTTAGTCCATGTCCCAGGATGCAATGCCCCCGACACCCCCTTCCAGAAGCGCACGCAGAGCACGGTTGTTGCG
This genomic stretch from Schaalia sp. JY-X169 harbors:
- the gatC gene encoding Asp-tRNA(Asn)/Glu-tRNA(Gln) amidotransferase subunit GatC, which encodes MAEKTVTRDEVAELADLACIALSDEEIAQLALDLTAITQVIDSVAAAVPGNTPQTGHPIPLSNVMRPDVVGHTLDREVLLSQAPAASEGMFEVPRILEED